AAATCATATTACAATCAATTGTTCTTGCACCTATCAAATCCGTATTTTCTACTTCTGCTTTTATATTTAAATCACTTAAAACTTTTTCAAGTGATAATTTTAAAATCATACTTGATCCACACCCAAAACCACATACAGCTAATATTTTCAAATTAATTCTCCTCCTTTTTATTGTTATTGTTTAATAATTCTAAAATTTCTTTTTTTTCACCTGATACTAAAATATTAAAACTTTCTTTTTTTAAAAGTATTTCAGATAATTCTTTTAAAATATCTATATGAGAAGTTGAATCCTTTGTTGCTAAAACTAAAAAAGTATTAACATTTTCATTTATAAGTTTTACACTCTTTTTTATATGTAGTAAACTTAATGAGGTTTCATTTACATTTTTACCTGGTGATCCATGTGGTAATGCAAAACCATCTGCTAATATTATATAAGTTCCATATTTATAAATATTTTGCACAATTTCATTAATATAATCATTAGATACTTTTCCAGAATTAACCAATGGTAATGTTGCAATTTTAATTGCATCTTCCCATTTATCACAAGCATCAATAACATTTATCCTATCTTCTGTTAATAAATCCTTTAACATAAATTAGCTCCTTTTATAATATTTAATAACTCTTTCTTATTTTGTATATTTTTTAAATTTGTATCTTTTTTTATTCTTTTCAATATATTGTAAATTTCAATCATTCCTTTTTCTAAAACTTTTTTATCTAAAAAAGATAAAAAAACTAAAAATTTAACTTCTTTATTATTAGGGAAAATAATGCTATGTTTAAGATAAATAATTAAGCAGCCATTTTTGTAAACATTTTTTTCATAATTACCATGTGGAATAGCTATGTAATCATCAACTACAATATATGAACCATATTTATATATTTTTGATTTTATATCTTCTTTATAAAATTCACTAACGTAACCTAAATTTTTCATAATTTCAACACCGTAATCTATAATTTCTTCCCATTTTTTAAATTTTTTATTAATGTATATTATATTTTTTTTATCAATATAAAAATTTTCTTTTTCATTTATTGTATTTTCATCTATATATTCCGATAATTTATCAAAATATATATTTGATCCTTTTGGAACTAAAAATTTATCTAATTTTTTTTGTTCTTCAAGTGTAAATATTGGTGATATATTTATAAAATTAAATTTTTTATTTACAACTATATTTCTTAAATTTATAGTTGAAATTATTAAATCATTATTTTTATAATCTATATTATCAAGATTTGCTAATGATACAATTTCAATGTTTTCTAACAAATATCTATTTTTT
Above is a window of Oceanivirga salmonicida DNA encoding:
- a CDS encoding PTS sugar transporter subunit IIA, with the translated sequence MLKDLLTEDRINVIDACDKWEDAIKIATLPLVNSGKVSNDYINEIVQNIYKYGTYIILADGFALPHGSPGKNVNETSLSLLHIKKSVKLINENVNTFLVLATKDSTSHIDILKELSEILLKKESFNILVSGEKKEILELLNNNNKKEEN
- a CDS encoding PTS sugar transporter subunit IIA → KNRYLLENIEIVSLANLDNIDYKNNDLIISTINLRNIVVNKKFNFINISPIFTLEEQKKLDKFLVPKGSNIYFDKLSEYIDENTINEKENFYIDKKNIIYINKKFKKWEEIIDYGVEIMKNLGYVSEFYKEDIKSKIYKYGSYIVVDDYIAIPHGNYEKNVYKNGCLIIYLKHSIIFPNNKEVKFLVFLSFLDKKVLEKGMIEIYNILKRIKKDTNLKNIQNKKELLNIIKGANLC
- a CDS encoding PTS sugar transporter subunit IIB; protein product: MKILAVCGFGCGSSMILKLSLEKVLSDLNIKAEVENTDLIGARTIDCNMIFTSEEFKQELDKEVDVPIYTVVRYMDVEEIKSKMKEILNI